The following proteins are co-located in the Lagenorhynchus albirostris chromosome 4, mLagAlb1.1, whole genome shotgun sequence genome:
- the SGMS2 gene encoding phosphatidylcholine:ceramide cholinephosphotransferase 2 isoform X2, with protein MDIIETAKLEEHMENQTNDPANTYARPAEPVEEENKNGNGKPKSLSNGLRKGTKKYPDYIQIAMPTESRNKFPLEWWKTGIAFVYALFNLVLTTVMITVVHERVPPKELSPPLPDKFFDYIDRVKWAFSVSEINGIILVGLWITQWLFLRYKSIVGRRFFFIIGTLYLYRCITMYVTTLPVPGMHFQCAPKLNGDSQAKVQRILRLISGGGLSITGSHILCGDFLFSGHTVVLTLTYLFIKE; from the exons ATGGATATCATAGAGACAGCAAAACTTGAAGAACATATGGAAAACCAAACCAACGATCCTGCAAACACTTACGCAAGACCTGCTGAACCTGTtgaagaagagaacaaaaatggCAATGGTAAACCTAAGAGTTTATCCAATGGGTTGCGAAAGGGCACCAAAAAGTACCCGGACTATATCCAAATTGCTATGCCCACGGAATCGAGGAACAAATTTCCCCTAGAGTGGTGGAAAACGGGCATTGCCTTCGTGTACGCTCTTTTCAACCTCGTCCTGACAACTGTCATGATCACGGTTGTGCACGAGAGGGTCCCTCCCAAGGAGCTCAGCCCTCCACTCCCAGACAAGTTTTTTGATTACATAGACCGGGTGAAATGGGCATTTTCtgtatcagaaataaatggaattatattagTTGGATTATGGATCACCCAGTGGCTATTTCTGAGATACAA GTCAATAGTGGGGCGCAGATTCTTTTTTATCATTGGAACTTTGTACCTATATCGCTGTATCACGATGTACGTTACTACTCTCCCTGTGCCTGGAATGCATTTCCAGTGTGCTCCAAAG CTCAACGGAGACTCTCAGGCAAAAGTGCAGCGGATTCTACGGTTGATTTCTGGTGGCGGATTGTCCATAACTGGGTCGCATATCTTGTGTGGAGACTTCCTCTTCAGCGGTCACACCGTTGTGCTGACACTTACTTATCTGTTCATCAAAGAAT